A window of the Brassica oleracea var. oleracea cultivar TO1000 chromosome C1, BOL, whole genome shotgun sequence genome harbors these coding sequences:
- the LOC106311659 gene encoding uncharacterized protein LOC106311659, protein MGVELLLIDSKSTTIQGFISTHFLPRFKEDLKPNTVYKLNGFSIRPSKSVYRVSPHKHGISFNNKTTFAPVHEVDYQIDSQHFRIRDLQAFTDIVDKHTDLLDIIGFLRVINGDNLETQTPMATAPAPAGERSKDMVFLHVQLEDGETARVYLWDKIAAAFRSRWNDSKTKPTVILLTTLNSETLGGVVTLSSTASTRLFFDSDIIETEKLLSRFEADGKIPPTVNSSSAAVTKVETVTLKFTNS, encoded by the exons ATGGGAGTTGAGTTGCTCCTCATAGACTCAAAG TCAACAACCATTCAGGGGTTTATCTCCACACACTTCCTTCCCCGCTTCAAAGAGGACCTGAAACCCAACACAGTTTACAAGCTCAACGGGTTCAGCATCAGACCTTCCAAATCAGTTTACAGAGTCTCACCACATAAGCACGGGATCAGCTTCAACAACAAGACAACCTTCGCTCCTGTTCATGAAGTGGACTACCAGATTGATTCTCAGCACTTTCGTATACGCGATCTCCAAGCGTTCACCGACATTGTTGATAAACACACAGATCTTCTCG ATATCATTGGCTTTTTGCGAGTCATCAATGGGGACAACTTAGAGACTCAGACACCCATGGCTACTGCCCCAGCACCTGCTGGTGAAAGATCAAAGGATATGGTCTTCTTGCATGTCCAACTTGAAGA CGGCGAGACAGCTCGTGTTTATCTGTGGGACAAAATTGCTGCTGCTTTCCGAAGTAGATGGAATGATAGCAAGACAAAACCGACAGTAATCTTGCTCACCACTCTCAATTCAGAAACACTTGGAG GTGTTGTTACCCTAAGCTCCACAGCCTCCACACGCCTCTTCTTTGACTCGGACATCATTGAGACAGAAAAATTATTATCAAG GTTTGAAGCTGATGGAAAAATCCCACCAACTGTCAACAGCTCCTCCGCTGCAGTTACTAAAGTGGAGACTGTGACATTAAAATTCACAAATTCTTAG